The following are encoded together in the Halopiger aswanensis genome:
- a CDS encoding DUF192 domain-containing protein: MQLVHRPENGSSTVLATTVDFADSVLSQLRGLMFRRSIPDDYALAFRFGSVETQDVHMLFVFFPIDVVWLVDGTVQRVERLRPWLGFERGEADTIIELPAGTADDVEPGDRLLFVGSDAADE, from the coding sequence GTGCAGCTCGTTCACAGGCCCGAGAACGGTTCCTCGACGGTTCTCGCGACGACGGTCGATTTCGCGGACTCGGTTTTGAGCCAACTGCGCGGGCTCATGTTCCGCCGCTCGATTCCCGACGACTACGCGCTGGCGTTCCGATTCGGGTCGGTCGAGACCCAAGACGTCCACATGCTGTTCGTCTTCTTCCCGATCGACGTCGTCTGGCTCGTCGACGGTACCGTCCAGCGCGTCGAGCGGCTGCGGCCCTGGCTCGGCTTCGAGCGGGGCGAGGCAGACACCATCATCGAACTTCCCGCCGGCACCGCAGACGACGTCGAACCCGGCGATAGGTTGCTGTTCGTGGGTTCGGACGCCGCAGACGAGTGA